In Pirellulales bacterium, the following are encoded in one genomic region:
- a CDS encoding response regulator transcription factor — MGIRILVVEDEPQIADFVVRGLREEGFTVEHAADGNDGWHAFKARDWDLILLDWWLPGRDGLSLLRGYREAGNTTPVLMLTARDAVSDRVRGLDSGADDYLCKPFAFAELLARVRALARRKSSAATTVLSHGDVRVDLATQRVERAGKRIDLTAKEQALLVLFLRRPAEVLTRTRIYDHVWDERYDGLSNTLEVHVMELRRKLEKHGPRLIHTLRGRGYFFGESASA; from the coding sequence ATGGGCATTCGCATTCTGGTCGTCGAGGACGAGCCGCAGATCGCCGATTTCGTCGTGCGCGGATTGCGCGAAGAGGGGTTCACCGTCGAACATGCGGCCGACGGCAACGATGGTTGGCACGCCTTCAAGGCGCGCGACTGGGACTTGATCTTGCTCGATTGGTGGTTGCCGGGGCGAGATGGCCTCTCGCTGTTGCGCGGCTATCGCGAGGCAGGAAACACGACGCCGGTCTTGATGCTGACCGCCCGCGACGCCGTTTCCGATCGGGTCCGCGGCTTGGACAGCGGGGCGGACGATTACCTTTGCAAGCCGTTCGCCTTCGCGGAGCTGCTCGCCCGCGTTCGGGCGTTGGCTCGGCGAAAGAGCAGCGCGGCGACGACGGTGCTGAGCCATGGCGATGTGCGCGTTGATCTGGCCACGCAGCGAGTCGAACGGGCGGGCAAGCGGATCGATCTGACCGCCAAGGAGCAGGCCCTGCTGGTGCTGTTCCTCCGTCGTCCCGCGGAGGTCCTCACCCGAACGCGGATTTACGATCACGTTTGGGACGAGCGGTACGACGGCCTGTCGAACACGCTGGAAGTCCACGTGATGGAACTGCGGCGAAAGCTGGAAAAGCACGGGCCGCGATTGATCCACACGCTCCGCGGCCGCGGCTATTTTTTCGGTGAATCGGCGAGCGCATGA